The Penicillium psychrofluorescens genome assembly, chromosome: 2 nucleotide sequence GATTGATCATCCCAGCCAAAACTAAAGTCGCGTCGGATGATCCGGTTGTTCCGTTCCGGTTGTTTCTGCCTGGGGTGTCGATTTGGGGAGTATATGGAACCCTCATAATAGTGGACAGCTTGGAAGGTGTTTTGTTTTATTTAACCGAATTACCTTCTAGTCGGAACTGACTGAATTATTCTGGAAGGTTACGGGGAAATGCTGATTCATGTTCTGCGTGATGCTGcgaatatatatttctcgGCTGGATCCAATGACCCTGTCCAAGACTTCCCTTCCTGTGTTCTTGCTTCTggcttcttccatcatctcTGACGGTCATCTGTATATGAATATATCTGCTTTTCTTCACGATGAACACGAACACACCCTACGTCACTCATCTGGCCATTGCCAAGTTCTCCCATACAACCACTCTCATCGAGCATGCTGGTCCACTGACCTGGCACCATGTAAATGGAAATGGCGAGCTGCTCTGCATTTTTGAAAAACTGCCAGGCAGCCTCTCAATGCCTGCCAGACTGATGCTGCGTGTGGCTCAAGCCCAGGGCACACTGGTATGACTTCCAGTTCCTCGAGACGATTTACAGCAGGCTGAGACCATGTCTGGTCTCAGGAGCAAATTGACCTTGTGCACGCCATGGCCACTGCTCAAAATTCGAATGGTTCTCCCCAGAAAGCACTTTTTACTGTCATTGTGAAAATGCCTTGCCTGGCAATCAAGTACCCTGCCGGACCAACCCATGTGCGCATATCTCTGCGACCATTTCAATTCACTTGTTGATTCTCAGCAGCTCCGTCGTTTCCAAATCAAGTTTGCGTCTGATCGCGACTACTATACGGCGCTCGTTCTCTTAGGCGAGATCAACTGTCCATTGACAGAAGGAAGTGCGCCCTCTGTACCATCCTCTCAAAGACTGCCCTCGACGATGTCTTTGAACTCGGAATACGCCCCGTCACTTGCAACAAGCTATACAGGAGAGCCGCACACTAGCCCTGCGATTCCTTTTCATCGTTCTGCAGCATACAGGCCTGCCACGGCGACAAGTATACCACCTCCTTACTCTACTTTTGACACGTTCAAAGCAATTCTAATATCTTGATCTACTAAGCTGCCAACCCGCCGCTCTCGTGCTCAGGCAGTGCCTCGCATGTTACGTCCTACCTCGCGCGTGCTCCAATCAGAAGCATCGGTCCCAACATTGACAGAGCACAGGCAACCTCTCGACGACCGCAGAATACCCCGAGCTTCAATCATGAGCCTATGCGACGCACAAACACTTATACCCTGCCATCAACCACCGTACCATATCACGACATCGAACAACTGAACCAAATGCTGCCCCCTCGCTCAGAGCAGGTCAGGCGTACTAGCACAACCACTACTGCTACCAGACCTGTTATCTTTGCAGCACACCATGACATCGAAACGCTCAGACAGAACCTTCCTCCCAAGCGAACCCTTCCATTTTCAACCCCAAACCCAATCGCGAAAAGACCACGAACAAACGCAGTGCCTCAGACTCAGACACCCGGTTGTACTCCACGTCCAACATCGTCACAACTCCCGTATCCACCTCCCGAATTCAACGAGAGACAGGAGTCCCATATAAACGCTCCATCGCGGGAGTTGTCACGTTGCGCCTCAAACATCCAAGTCTTCCAATCCCAACCTCCCTCGCCGACACCAACCCAGCAGTATCCACAGCGGCTGCCAACGCAGACACTCCATCTGCACCCTCCTAAGCCGCTGCCAGTCTCTCGACCAAACACATCTATGCAGCGCAGCACAGATCTCAATAGCCATACTTCACGGGCTACACAGCCCTACCCAGACATTCCGCCCAACACCACATCTAAAACACAACCCGAAACCCCGAACCAGAACCAGCACCAAAATCCAGCACAGCAACCACCTGCCCAGCAtgcatcctcatcctcattctcAATTGAACAAACCCTATCGCAGTACTTATCCGCACCAACAGCGGAACGCACCGCCATGCTCGAGAACTGGATGtgcgagctgctcgaggatgATAAGTTCATGGCCCTTTgtgaggatgtcgagggGGTGTGGAGACGGTTCGCGTTTGGAAGGAAGACGTGAGTTCCGGTGCTTGTTTTATCATTGATATCTCTTGTGTTGAAGCGTTGTGGAATCGGGCCATTTCTCCTGAGTGGCTTTTTCTCAATCTGGTGTTGTCTGGTTTTCATTTTATCTTTTCGTtttgctttctttctatGTTCTTTTGAGACTACAAGTGCATCATCTATAGCATAGAGGTTAGTTGACTGGGTTGTGTTGTTTTCTTCTACTATATCGAACTATCCAGATATTGTTAAGATATTTCGTTCAAGACAGCAGCatgggggaaagaaaggaggatTGCAGTCGTGAGTTAATCGAATACACTCCATATTACTCTAAACACCTATTAAAACAAAGTTAAACTAAACACCCCTCGCAGGATACAGACAGCTCGAGGGAagaaacaagacaagacaagaaaagagTAGGTAAAGTGGTAGAGTACAACCGGTATTTTCTCCATAGCAACAGCCAGTCGAGTAAGTCCATCCGTGTGCATAACGTAGCGATGTATGTAGAAACCAAAGAccggagaagagaaagggaaagcgTAAGATAGGAAAAGGGATATTATTCAAGCGGGAATTGAGTTGAGTGAGAACGAATATCCAGGGTGGATGCATCGCATCTCATCTCGTCTCAGCGCGAACGCCGGTAAATCAAACCCGAAAACACATTGAGATATCCCTCCTTTGTGAGCATTGTAAAGTCGACAACGACACGACCCACACCCGCGTGCGACTGCGAAAGCTGCGGAGCGAGATTCGGCGAGGTTTCGCCGTGCTCGGTGGATGATAGGCCTGGCGGGGGCGTGGCGGAGGCGTTTTGGGTGACGGAGCCTtcggcgccgacggcgagatcAGCCAGGTGCTGCAGGGAGCGCTGCTCGTTGGGACCCATGGGTGGGTGGTTGGACAAGGCTGATGTCTTAGGTAGACTACCCGACTCATGGAGCTGGCTCTCTTGGGCCTTGGCGCGGCGCCATTCGAGGAAGATGCGGATCTTCGCGTCCCAGCCGGGGGTCCCGAAGATGTCGTCAAATTCGGATGCGTTGGCAGAGCGCTTGGAGCGGTGGTCCAAGATCTCTTCGACTTTTTCGAGCGAGTCCCAGCATTCGGTGGAGTGTTCCGGGAGGACAGTGGCTTCGAGGAGGGTCATCGATGCGAGGGCCAGACTGTGTAGGTCGATGGGGGAGGGGTGGCGGTTCTGTAGAGCCGCTTTGTGCATCTCATTGATCACTTCCTGCGCGCAGTAGATGATTTCGTAGGGGCTGTAGACGAAGACGTGGCGCTTGATCAGCAGGCGGATGGTCCAGTACAGCTGCGCTTGAAGGCTCTCGAAGAGTGGTCGCGTGCTGGTGTTCTCGGGCAACTCATGCACTTTGAACAcgtcctccatctcggcgaGACGCTCGAGCGAAGCGACCAAGTTGGCGCCAACCATGCGGCCCAATCCGGTGTTTGCCTGGCACACGTTGGGTTCGACAGTCGCGAGAGTGACCATCTCGGACAGGAAGGTCGAGTAGGCTAGAAAATCAAAGTCAGTAAGACTGAAAACAAAAGATCGGCCTCAACTTACAAGCAATCCCCGTGGTGATTTGCCCAACAACCCGCTCATCTTCACGCCCACCGATCTCATGAGAGCCGAGAACGGTCGCATCTGCCACGCTAATGGCATACCATCGGGCCAAAATGACCAGAGACACCCAGTTGCGCCGTGCAAGGTTGGAATCCGAGTCTACATCAGGATCGGTATCACGCTTGTTCTTCAATTGACCCTGGCTCTTTGCCAAATCATATCCGAGCTTGCTAGCGGCCTGGACCAGAGTGTGTTTGGGAATGCCATCCTTCAACACAAAGTTCTCCGGGCCACGAGTGTCACAGTCGATGATCATCAGCAGAAGAGTCTGTAGCCATACCAAATTAACTGCGAGTGAGTGAACCATGAGCGGCTGGCGGGCGTGGAAAAGGAGGAGATCTTGGGCATTGTCAAAGGAGGTGACTTTTTCGAACTTGCTTGCCACGCGCGATAAGTCGGTCCGAGTGACGGTGTACAACGCATAGCAGAAAATCTCTTGCGCTTCGCGGTGGCACTGGTGGAGCAGTTCTAATGTCCTCTCCCTGGTGTGAGGCAGAATCGGCAGCATAGTATGAATTTTGTGATAGTAGCTGCACGCATTTTGTTAGCTCATGAGCACGAGTAATGTAGGATTCACAACATACGCATCAAGAGCACCTTCGTCAAGGCTGACTGGAGAcatgtcatcatcgccctcatGCTTGGGCAAGTCGGTCATTTCAAGACCGCTGGGCAAGTCGTGCTCATTACCAGCCGGGTTCCAGAACAGATTGCCCGGCTTGGGAGCACCGCCGCTGGTGACTGCTGGGTTGTAAGGGTCTGCCGGTGACTCCGTTGCGTCGAAGGCATTCTGCGACCCACGCGTATTGAAGTTCGGCTGCGCGAATGACGAGCTGGGTAGACCCTCGAAGACCGAGTATGTTCTCTTTCGGTTGCCGCCGCTCGAGTCCACCGGAGATTCGAAGTCCTGGTAGGCCCGGGGGAGGTCATTCATCGACTGGTAGGGCACATCGGGCTGGACCATGGCAGGTTGCATTTGACTCTCCAGGGTGTGAAGGCGCTCGGCAAGTTCCTTGATATAACTGGTTGAAGATCAGTATGGGTAGCGAAGATGGGATGCGTGTTGTTCCTACCCTTTACTGGGACCGCGTTTCATCGGCACGCGACTGAACTGGCACACAATGCCCAGACGGCGGCAGTTGGAGCATCCTTCGAGGCCAGTCTCGGAGGTGGCATCGCATCGCACCTGAGTTAAAAACAATCGCGTTAGCTGGAGAGACTCGAGGTCGCGTCCGTCACCAGGGCGGAAATGTTACCTTCTTTCGGCGACACTCGTCGCAGGCCCTCGAGATCTTCGAACGCTTACGCGCGCTTTGTTCACCGTAACTCAAATCGTGATTCGGGTCGACGCCGACCTGCTGACTTGGCGGAAACTGCAGCATCTGCTGGTGTTGATCCTCGGAGTCGTGTCGGCCCATGTCCGCGCCGGCATTGGACGAGCCCAGCACCATCGACTGGCCCTGGTGGACGCCGTTACTAGAACCGCCACCGAGATTGGCGCCCGAGGCTTCGCGAGACAGCTCGGCCGTCaggagctcgtcgtccgtcAGCTGGCGGTTGCTGTAGTAGGGCATGGCGCCTTGGGCCATCTGCGCGGCGTTGGGGGAGGGGTAGGAGTGCGCCGGAGGCATGTCGGAATGTTCGCGAGAATTCATAGCGCGAGAAAGTACCCGAGCTGGCTCGAGGGGGGATGGTGTTGAGAAAAGCGAGCTTCCGATGTGGCagggagggagtgggaggagggaaggtgaaggagaatTGCAGGGTTTTTGGCTTTACAGGCTAAAAAAAGGAGCGGGCATGCTGAAGGGGCTAGCGCACTGGGCGAGGCCAACATTGCTGCGAAGAACTGTGTCTTTTTGATTCTCCATTTCCTTATAATTTGTTCCTTAGCCATCTATATACTCCAGCCTTATAGTTAGTTGATCACGGAGACGGCGATTCATTTCTGCGTGGCGAACGGATTAACTACGGCCGACCGGGCCTATGTACTTCCTGATCCATCGCTCCATCGCTCCATCACGCCCTCACTATGGCCGGGGGTGATACGGCGATACTGGTCGCAGCATCATCTGGACTGTTATTAGTGGCATCCCACTCACTGTCTTACCTCGCCACCCGGTCGTGATGATGACGCCCTCAATGTCTCCAATTATGGGATACGGCGACCGGAGCTCACAACCGTAAATTAACATGCACCTTGATTAGTACTATTATGAATTCCTTTTTGCCATGTTTGATGTCAGGATGATCTGAAATTCTTATTCCGCCTAGTCTTGACCTAATTATACATATACATAAGACTTGAGAGCTCTATCGCTCGTAACTTGGCGTTTATCGACTACATAATGGCCTCGAATCCTTGGGTCCTAGGTCAAGCGGTCCATGTCTGAGACACATGGATGGTACTAGTGTGCGGGGAGAAGAATGTAGTGGAATAATTGTGAATCGGCACGGACCGTATACATATTGATATCTATCCCGATCATCTGAGCATGTCTAACCCACATTTCCTCATAGGGATGTCCTTAAGCACTATTGGGTTCGATGGAAAAACGTGTATTCGGCATGTTTCTCAAAGGATAGCAGTTTAACGAGTAGTGTATCCCCCGTTGGCAAAAATAGTCTGGCCAGTAATCCAAACACCTTCGGTACACAGGAAGCGAATGATAGGAGCAATGTCCTCAATCATGGTAAGCCGGTTGTCCATGGCCATTGATTTGTGGAAATCCACGGCCTCCGAGGATTCCTGAGGATAAAAGAAAGCTGTTGATAAAATCCGATGTTAGATCTCAACGAGCAAAATACACCCGAGTATTCATGAAAAGCTTACGTGTATCCATGGGTCCCGGAGCGACATTGTTTACACTGATCCTGCGGGACTGGAGCTCCTTACACACACCCCTATAACATTGTTAGCTGAGGAGCTTGACCAGGACGAGGCCAGCGACATACCGAGTGAAGTGCTCTACCGGAGCTTTGCTGCCAGCATAAGAAGTATAGTAGCCAGTGAACGCACCCAGGAGGGCAGTAACGATGGTGATAATCTTTCCACCATCCGACACATGAGCAGCGGCTTCTTTGAGAACGAAGAATGCGGTTTTGGAGTTCACGCTAAAAGAACAGTTAGCTATCGCCATTTTACAATTTCGCAAGTAATGTCTAGACACATACGCGAACATTGTGTCGTACTCCTCCTCACTGATTTCCGTAATGGGCTTCTTTAGCACCTTGCCGACTGTGTTGACCACGATGTCGATGTGGCCAAAGTCTTGAAGAGCATCTTGGAAGAGCTTCGTCACCGCAGAGGCAGCAGTCAAGTCACCCTGGTAAATCGCAACTTTGATCGATGGATTTTTCTCCTTGAGCTTGGCTTGCAGTGCTGCTGCATCCTTTTGGCTAAGGGAAGAATGATGGTGTAGGGCAAGATTGGCGCCAACGCCAGCCAACTCGAGGGCAGTTTGAGCACCAAGGTTCTTGACCCCGCCGGCGATCAGAGCGACTTTGCCAGTAAGACTCATCTTTGTATAAGCAGTAACCGACAAACAAGTGACAATCAAGACTAGTGCAATTGAGCAAGTAGACTGCAGTCTTGATCTAGGGAAAGTTCATTATTTAAATGACGGAGTGAGCCCGTCTTGACGTAAGCTCAGTTGATAGAGCCCGCATTAGTTTGCGTTATCTGCATTAGGAAAATTGTGGGGCAAAGTAACGGAGACCTTTGAATAATTGGTGGTAAAATGTGGGCCGAATCTTGAATGTGATATCCCGATCAGGAAGTCCCACCAAGACATCGGTAGGAAGCATACTGGCCCCTAAGTCAACCGCTACGCAACAGCGCCAGCTGTTGGGGGTTCCGATTTTGGGGCGTTTATGGTGAAGAATATCATGACGGCATTGAGGATATCTTTTTGGCGAGCTTTTTCCAAGAGATGGATGCATTCTGTCACGAGCTTCCGAGAAAATGACCTGGGTTCGGATCGGGAAAAGTTTTGCCCAATACGAAGGCATCGACTGGGAAATACATCGGGAATCCATGCAGAAAAGCGGCATTGCGGTCAATCCATAGCACGATTCGATAGAGTAGGCCATTCAGTCCGAGTGATGTAAAACCCCCTCGTAGGCGAATGACTCGGATGAGACCCTGCATGTGAATATGATAATTTTCGCGGCTGCCGAACATGGCTTCATAGCTAGCCATCTTTGCTATGGCGCCTACTAGAGCATCCCCTACAGtcccgagctgctggatTTCAAGACTGAGGTTGATGGATGATACAGCTTCATAGCGAAGAGCTAGCAGCTTGGTCCTCATTCTTCCAGTGCCGCCCTGTAGGGAGACATAATGCGATGCGGCTAGGAGCAGGATGACAGAGAACAAGGCGGGCTCGGTCATCACTAATGGAAACCAGCTGGTCCTTAAAAGGCCGTGGTTTCCGGGCAGATCAAGTTCAGGAATATCAACTGCCATGTGCATCAAGTCTAGTCATTCTCATTAAAGCCCGATTTTTCTGGCTCTGATTCACAAGGTCACTTACAGTGATCGACGAGCAGAGAAGTCTCAGGTCGGTCCGAGATAGGATATGATTTGAAAGGGTCGACTCTGAGTCCGCCAATTTGAGGCGATATCGAAATTGGTTGCAGTGTAGAAGTGAGGGAATCTGATTCATTCTGATAGGTCGCACCATTCAGATCCCAGGAACATAACGGCGCCTTCTTCCGGTGTTTTATGTCTCGACGCGCGAATCTCTTCCATTGATAGCGCGTTACATGAGACCGGATCTCGGGTGCTTTGGCGAGTTGGAGGGCGTCCTTTGGCTCCTTGACGTTGATAAAGACGAGATCCGTTCCGGCCATACTATGATCTAATTATGTTTAGGCTTTCCCAAAAGGGTGGTGGATTCGCACTTgtgtaggtggtgacaccagTTTCGAGAAGTACTGTCTGTTTCGAATGCATACACTCGGGACGAGCACGAGGCCGTATCGCGCTTGTAAGTATGTAAACCTGATTCCTCACCCGCGGCGTGTTCATTCGTGGATCCGCCCGCGCAGATCAGGGCTTCGTCGACGAGCCGGCGCTAAAATGCCCTCTGCGGTCCGCCCGAAGCAGGCACAATGACACCATCGGGCTGCCTCGTACCGCGCCATGACTAGTTTTGGTACCGAGTCGTATCGCCCTGCACTGTCCGTGTTCTGCTCGTGTGCATTGATGTGCCAATGAAGGAAGAGTCCGACAGGGATCGTGGAATGTTCTGCGGAAAGGCCGAACGTGGTATACAGTACCTACGTATTGTACCTGGATCCTTTGGGGGTAAGCCCCCTGAGAACAGCGGCCCCAATTTGGGCCCCTGATTAACTATTCTTAGGACTTGTTGTCACTACGGACTAGGTGTCAGGTAGGTGCGCGGCCCCAGATTCTGGCTAGCGAGACCCATTGTGGTGGGGGGTGAGTTCGTGTGAAGATAACCGTGGCAAGGACACACGATTAGTTAGACCAAAAAAAACGGGCGGTGTTCTGTTTCATGCTGACCCCTGGATTcgagtttttttttttactgGGTGTCCGTCAAGGGGGCCGCCGCATTTGGGCCTTGCCACCCCGGTCGCACTATGAACAAACCTCGAGAGTTTGTTGGTCCGGACGTGAAacagacaagaagaaaataaTTCTTCCTGGCCGTCTTCTGAAGGATGATGTCCGAACTCGACTTGGGACTGAATCCTTCCCCAGCCGATGCTCACGCAGGGAACCCTAAAAGGCACCCCTAAACGGTCAATCACGGTTCCTGTGGGACCCGACACGCGAGGGCCAATGTATTTGATGCCGGTGGAGACGGCACAGCGATGCCACGTACAGATGCATCGTTGTGCCGCTGGATAGATGTGCAGCAGTCATGTCGTTAGTCAAGGAAAGATGTACTTGCAGATACACCGAAAGCACCACGCACGGCAAGGCTGAATGTACTGCGTACCCCGAGAGTACGTCGGCCTGAGGCGGCAGTACCAGAGTTGCCCCCGATACCGTACTCTTACCACTCCGGGCAGCCACAGCGACCACTTCCGCAGCGAAAACCCCCCAGCCCGTTATTAACTAACCGTCGCTCGCCCGcttttcacttcttcttcttcctcattgCACAGGGTGTCCCGACACGCTTTGACATCGAGTTTCTCACTTGGCCGCCACTACCGGTCTCTGGTGTCCTGTCTAACGGCCGGCGCCAAACGGTGCGTAGGCTTGGGCTCCCCCCAAATCTCCCCCTCTTCTACCTTTTTTTCGCCTCTCGCCTCCAGCGCAACACGCACCACCcccctctcaccaccactcGACTCTCTCCGCTCTCGCCCTTTTTTTCCTACCAATTTCGCAGTGACAGTGGCTTCGCTCACGAGCCTTGTACACTGCTGGATCGGCGTTTCTGTGACTTGTGCGCACATTGGCACCTTCGCCTGAGATACCCTTGCTTGTCTTCGTTCTACTTCGTTCGGTCCGACTACTTCTCGAAGAAGGTCGCACGGACCCCTAAGCCTTGACGGCTTTGATACCCTCAGTCTCTACGACTGACTGCTCTTTATTTAACCATTATTTTTTATTCCGCGATTCATCGCATGTGTGCCCTTCAGTAACCACACGCGATGCTGATCGATGGTGAGAAGTGGGCTTGTGAAGCTTGCGTACGGGGTCACCGGGTCAGCAGTTGTCACCACAGTGGTATGTCGATCCGATCGCGTCCAATCTCAtcttaaaaaaaaaaaaaaactaacTCGTCTTGAATAGACCGCCCCCTGACCCACATCAACAAAAAAGGCCGTCCAGTCTCTCAATGCACCCACTGCCGCGGCCTACGCAAGTCTCGGACAACCCACGTCAAGTGTGATTGTggcgagaaaaagaagaaatccgAATTGTTTGACTGCCATGCCGGGGAGAAGCGAGATTTGAAGCGTGAGCATGCTGGCGTTGGTTTCCGGAATCACTTTTTCTGATCTGAAATTACAGAGGACGCAATTCACCGCTGTGGCTGCATGCATGGCCAGCGCTGCACGTGTGCGCTGAAGAAGGAATCTCATCTAGATACCGTTCCCGAGACTGGTCTACCCTTGTCTCAGCCGCTGGGTCCCGTTAAACCCCATCTCACCTCGACCAAGTCCGAGTCGAC carries:
- a CDS encoding uncharacterized protein (ID:PFLUO_002955-T1.cds;~source:funannotate), coding for MNSREHSDMPPAHSYPSPNAAQMAQGAMPYYSNRQLTDDELLTAELSREASGANLGGGSSNGVHQGQSMVLGSSNAGADMGRHDSEDQHQQMLQFPPSQQVGVDPNHDLSYGEQSARKRSKISRACDECRRKKVRCDATSETGLEGCSNCRRLGIVCQFSRVPMKRGPSKGYIKELAERLHTLESQMQPAMVQPDVPYQSMNDLPRAYQDFESPVDSSGGNRKRTYSVFEGLPSSSFAQPNFNTRGSQNAFDATESPADPYNPAVTSGGAPKPGNLFWNPAGNEHDLPSGLEMTDLPKHEGDDDMSPVSLDEGALDAYYHKIHTMLPILPHTRERTLELLHQCHREAQEIFCYALYTVTRTDLSRVASKFEKVTSFDNAQDLLLFHARQPLMVHSLAVNLVWLQTLLLMIIDCDTRGPENFVLKDGIPKHTLVQAASKLGYDLAKSQGQLKNKRDTDPDVDSDSNLARRNWVSLVILARWYAISVADATVLGSHEIGGREDERVVGQITTGIASYSTFLSEMVTLATVEPNVCQANTGLGRMVGANLVASLERLAEMEDVFKVHELPENTSTRPLFESLQAQLYWTIRLLIKRHVFVYSPYEIIYCAQEVINEMHKAALQNRHPSPIDLHSLALASMTLLEATVLPEHSTECWDSLEKVEEILDHRSKRSANASEFDDIFGTPGWDAKIRIFLEWRRAKAQESQLHESGSLPKTSALSNHPPMGPNEQRSLQHLADLAVGAEGSVTQNASATPPPGLSSTEHGETSPNLAPQLSQSHAGVGRVVVDFTMLTKEGYLNVFSGLIYRRSR
- a CDS encoding uncharacterized protein (ID:PFLUO_002956-T1.cds;~source:funannotate) — translated: MSLTGKVALIAGGVKNLGAQTALELAGVGANLALHHHSSLSQKDAAALQAKLKEKNPSIKVAIYQGDLTAASAVTKLFQDALQDFGHIDIVVNTVGKVLKKPITEISEEEYDTMFAVNSKTAFFVLKEAAAHVSDGGKIITIVTALLGAFTGYYTSYAGSKAPVEHFTRGVCKELQSRRISVNNVAPGPMDTPFFYPQESSEAVDFHKSMAMDNRLTMIEDIAPIIRFLCTEGVWITGQTIFANGGYTTR